The Acidobacteriota bacterium genome window below encodes:
- a CDS encoding Nramp family divalent metal transporter, producing the protein MTRFRLGPGLLVSAAFIGPGTIVTASTAGAGYGAALLWAIVFSVVATIVLQDMAARVGIAGEQGLAESIRAGIASPVLRGAVILLIAVTILLGNAAFQAGNLLGASLGFNALTGLDPGVAILLLGVVAGGLLLTGRYKTIQNVLVALVVVMGVTFCVVAAMTAPSLGELAAGALVPSVPPGSLLIVLALIGTTVVSYNLFLHASTALEQWPDTGRKDANVKEARLDTFVSVTLGGLVTASVLVTAIPLQGLGVEVSAATVGQRLEPLLGPAAPVLFAAGLFAAGLTSSITAPLAAAYAVSGAFGWTPDLRSARLRLLGGFVLVTGVLFGVFAGGSPYRVIVLAQAANALFLPVVLVLLLVIANRSEIMGRFRNTRLTNALGVLVVLVIAVLSIVQLARISGMVE; encoded by the coding sequence ATGACCAGATTTCGACTCGGACCGGGGCTGCTGGTATCGGCTGCGTTCATCGGTCCGGGCACCATTGTGACCGCCAGCACCGCCGGGGCCGGCTACGGCGCCGCCCTGCTCTGGGCCATCGTCTTCTCGGTGGTCGCCACCATCGTCCTGCAGGACATGGCGGCCCGGGTGGGCATTGCCGGGGAACAGGGCCTGGCCGAGTCGATCCGGGCCGGCATCGCCTCGCCGGTGCTCAGGGGCGCGGTCATCCTGCTGATCGCGGTGACGATCCTGTTGGGCAACGCCGCCTTCCAGGCCGGCAACCTGCTGGGCGCCTCGCTCGGCTTCAACGCGCTGACCGGGCTGGATCCAGGTGTTGCCATACTCTTGCTGGGAGTTGTCGCCGGCGGCCTGCTGCTGACCGGCAGGTACAAGACCATTCAGAACGTGCTGGTGGCGCTGGTGGTGGTGATGGGCGTCACCTTTTGCGTCGTCGCCGCCATGACCGCCCCCAGCCTCGGGGAGTTGGCGGCGGGCGCGCTGGTGCCCAGCGTGCCGCCGGGCTCGCTGCTCATCGTGCTGGCGCTGATCGGCACCACGGTTGTCTCCTACAACCTCTTTCTGCACGCGAGCACCGCCCTCGAACAGTGGCCGGACACCGGGCGCAAGGACGCCAATGTGAAGGAGGCGCGGCTGGACACCTTCGTCTCGGTAACCCTTGGAGGCCTGGTTACCGCCTCGGTGCTGGTCACCGCCATACCCCTGCAGGGCCTGGGGGTGGAGGTGAGCGCCGCCACCGTCGGCCAACGGCTGGAGCCGCTTCTCGGTCCGGCAGCACCGGTGCTGTTTGCTGCCGGTCTGTTCGCCGCCGGGCTGACCTCGTCGATCACCGCCCCGCTGGCAGCCGCCTACGCCGTCTCCGGCGCCTTCGGCTGGACTCCCGACCTGCGGAGCGCCCGGCTGCGGCTGCTGGGCGGATTCGTGCTGGTCACGGGCGTGCTGTTCGGAGTGTTTGCCGGCGGTTCGCCCTATCGGGTGATCGTCCTGGCGCAGGCGGCCAACGCCCTGTTCCTGCCGGTGGTGCTGGTGCTGCTGCTGGTCATTGCCAATCGATCCGAGATCATGGGCCGTTTCCGCAACACCCGCCTGACCAACGCGCTCGGGGTGCTGGTGGTGCTGGTGATCGCCGTGCTCTCGATCGTGCAGCTGGCCCGCATTTCCGGCATGGTGGAGTGA